One Candidatus Gracilibacteria bacterium genomic window carries:
- the murJ gene encoding murein biosynthesis integral membrane protein MurJ — protein MEKLLKKTQDFIFAKQKSIFSSAVLLSFMIVLTSLFGFLRYRILAGYFNKEELDIFFASFRIPDIIFEILITGALTSTFIPIYLKYKANKKELSENISSIINLIFILLTILVVIISLFLNQIIPALTPGYDLVKMEKIIGLSRLLLLGQLPFFVLGNFLTGIGQANKTFFLSALAPIVYNLAIILTTVFLYPTLFLLAPIWGVVIGAFFLFVIQIPLFFNSDFNYQFILKKTKGLTEFIKMVIPRAFTVIVAQIDATIDLTLTTFLGSGAYTVFYLAQHLQLLPVSVIGIAFGQASLPYLTEMFQEKKIEEFKKIIFDSLLNLFYLTIPIAFFFIFARTPLVRLFFGGQKFDWEATVSTAVTLSYFSISLPFHGSYYFLTRCFYSMQDSRTPFYVSIFSILINTLLSLLSIFIFHLPVWSLALSFSASMIINSSLLFIIISLRLHGLGLKSIFVEIGKMFFSAFLAAFISYFSMKFLDGLIFDTSRTINVFFLLSTVALIHFVLYLFLSWLFNLKEIYLLTSLVLKLKEYQKKFTEIYIQYEGG, from the coding sequence ATGGAAAAACTATTAAAGAAAACTCAGGACTTCATATTTGCCAAACAAAAAAGCATTTTTTCTTCAGCTGTTTTATTATCGTTTATGATTGTTTTGACAAGTCTTTTCGGATTTTTACGCTATCGTATTCTTGCCGGCTATTTTAACAAAGAAGAGCTTGATATTTTTTTTGCTTCATTCCGTATTCCTGATATTATTTTTGAAATCCTAATAACCGGTGCATTAACATCAACCTTTATTCCAATATATCTCAAATATAAAGCTAATAAAAAGGAACTTTCAGAAAATATTTCTTCAATCATCAATTTAATCTTCATTTTATTAACTATTCTTGTTGTTATTATTTCGCTTTTTCTCAACCAAATCATCCCAGCCTTAACACCAGGATATGATCTTGTTAAAATGGAAAAAATAATCGGTCTTTCAAGATTACTTCTTTTAGGCCAACTACCATTTTTTGTTCTCGGTAACTTTTTAACCGGTATCGGTCAAGCCAATAAAACGTTTTTTCTATCCGCTTTGGCTCCAATTGTTTACAATTTAGCCATTATTTTAACAACAGTATTTCTTTACCCTACCTTGTTCCTCTTAGCTCCAATTTGGGGTGTAGTGATCGGGGCATTTTTTCTTTTCGTTATTCAAATACCTCTTTTTTTTAACTCTGACTTTAACTATCAATTCATCTTGAAAAAAACCAAAGGGTTAACAGAATTTATCAAAATGGTTATACCTAGAGCTTTTACCGTGATCGTCGCTCAAATTGACGCAACCATCGACCTAACGCTAACTACCTTTTTAGGATCCGGTGCTTACACGGTTTTTTATTTAGCTCAACATCTTCAGTTACTACCGGTATCTGTGATTGGAATTGCTTTTGGACAAGCCTCTCTCCCTTATCTGACAGAAATGTTTCAAGAAAAAAAAATTGAGGAATTTAAAAAAATTATTTTTGATTCTTTACTTAATTTGTTTTATTTAACAATTCCAATTGCTTTCTTTTTTATTTTTGCCCGAACGCCTCTAGTCCGTTTATTTTTTGGTGGCCAAAAATTTGACTGGGAAGCAACCGTTTCAACCGCTGTTACTCTTTCTTATTTTTCAATATCTTTACCTTTTCATGGCAGTTATTATTTTTTAACCCGCTGTTTTTACAGCATGCAAGATAGTCGTACTCCGTTTTATGTTAGTATTTTTTCAATTTTAATTAATACTTTATTAAGTTTATTGTCAATTTTTATTTTTCACTTGCCAGTCTGGTCTTTAGCTTTGTCATTTTCTGCCAGTATGATTATTAATTCCTCACTTCTTTTTATTATTATTTCTTTGCGCCTTCATGGTTTAGGTTTAAAAAGTATTTTTGTTGAAATTGGTAAAATGTTTTTTTCTGCCTTCTTAGCAGCATTTATCAGCTATTTTTCCATGAAATTCTTAGATGGACTAATATTTGATACCAGTCGGACAATTAATGTATTTTTTCTTCTTTCAACAGTCGCCTTAATTCATTTTGTACTATACTTATTTTTATCCTGGTTATTTAATTTAAAAGAAATATATTTATTAACATCGCTCGTTCTAAAATTAAAAGAATATCAGAAAAAGTTTACTGAAATTTACATTCAATATGAATGATGATAA